The Streptomyces nigra genome includes the window CGTTACACCCCGCCACTGGAACACCACAATGTCAGGGCCTATTCGGCCACGTACGCAAAAAGGCCACACTGCACCGTATATTCCGGGCACCGGAGATGCGGTGTTCTGAAGCGGTCGGCAGTCCCCGACGCGTGCCGCCGCGCCGACCCCGTAACGCTGATCATCAGGCAGGCGAGTTGCCGCCCTCCGCTACCGTTATCCCCTGGCCAGAGTGGCGCCCGATCACAGCACGACGACACCGTGAAAGTGCAGACGCCCGCCCGCGCTGAACCGGGACCCCACCGCAACCACCCAGGCCGTACAAGGCGCGGGTACGAGCCGGCCGCCGCACAACACAGGCAGCGTGAAACCCTCCCCCGGCACCGCTGAACCCGACCGCCCCCCTCCGGGAACCATCCCGCCCCCGACTACACCAGCAGCACGAACCCCGCAATGAACCACCCGGCATTCGCTGAGCGCAGGGATCTCGCCCTGAACCTGTGCCAGGCTGGTGACGTAGGCGAGTGCACACTGGGGGCGCTGCGGGGCCGCGGAGGCTGCTGTCGTCGCTGTGGCGCCACGCACCCTGACCGGAACGACGTCCGGCCCGCCAAAGACCAGTTCGCGCGGTCTACCGCACATCGCATCACGCTCGTCGGCGAGGACGACCACGCTCGATGGCTCGCCGCGGACCGGATGTGCTCGACGACATCGTCAGCGGTCCACCTACGAACTGTCCGCGCCGGTCTGCCATGCCAGGGCCCGAGCCTCCAGCGAGAGGGTTCGGACGGGCGGCAGCCACCCGCGAGCGGCTTGCAGGTGGGCACCTGCGGCCAGCACCACAGGCCTGCACGGACAGCTCTGCAGAGGCCCCCGTAGAGACCACGCAATCCCCGCCACCGCGTCACGACAAGGGCTGGGTACCACTGACGCCGACCGGCCTCCTCGACCAAGACCAGCTGCCACGCCTGTAGGAACGCTTACGACCATCCGGACCGGCAGACCAGCAGGCCCGGCGAAGTCACCCGGGGACGCCGAGCGGCGGGTGCTCGAGGACCCGCGGTCTGTACTCGACCAACTGGATACGGCCATCGAAAGTACGGTGATCGATCATCTCCAGGGCCACATCCGGGTAACCGTCATAGATACGCTCCGCTCCCGTGGCTCCGGTGATCACCGGGAACATCACCACCCGGAAACGGTCGACGAGTCCCGCCCGCAGCAGCGACCGGGACAGGCTCAGACTGCCGATCGTGCTCAGCAGACCCGAACCTTCCGACTTCAAGGCGCGTACCGCCTCGACAGCGTCGCCACGCACGAGCGTGGAATTCGCCCACGACAGCGGCTCCTCCAGGGAGGCGGAGAACACCACCTTCGGCGCCTGCGTGAGCTCGTCGACGGACGCCTCCTCCTCGGGCCTGAACTCGTCCTGGCTGGCCGGCACCTCCCCTGCCGCGAATCCCGACATCAGTCGGTAGGTGTTCGCCCCCATCAAGTAGGTGGCCTTCGGCTGTTCCCCGAGCCATCCGAGGTACTCCGGGCCCTCCAGACCCCAGAACCCGGGCCACCCCTCCCCCGACGCACAGCCATCCAGCGAAGTGATGAAATCGACCAGAAGCTCCGACATAGCCCACTCCCTTCCATACGGTTTCACCAGCTTCGACCGGCTGACCGTCGGAAACTCACCGGCCACACCGCAAGAAATCTCAGAATCCGCCAGACAGCAGGCCACAGCCACCGACACAGCCCCCGTACACGGAGTGCAACAGAGCGGTGATCTTCCCCGCGACTCCGGCCAGGTGTTGGCCGAGCCCGTCCGCCCTCAGACCCCTTCTGCGGTGCGTCCGGGTCTACCGCAGAGGCTGGCGCCGGCCCAGGCGGTCGTTCAACCGCAATCGCGTTCGATGATGAGGTCCACCAGGACTTCGAGATTGTCGGCGACGATGTCGGGCTGCGGTCCAATGGGGCTGAGGACGGTACCGGGACGTTGCAGAAATGCCGCCTTACAGCCGGCACGCAGGGCCCCTGTCACGTCCCAGGAGTGCGCTGCAACCAAACGCACATCGCCGGGGACGACGTCGAATGCCGCGGCGACGGCGAGGTAGGGCTCGGGCGCGGGCTTGAGCCGGCGGACGGTGTCGGCTGACATCACACGGTCGAACAGCGTGCGAATGCCGGCATTGGTCAGCTGCTGCTCCGCAACGTCCTGCACGGAATTCGTCAGCGCCACCAGGTGCAGGGGGGTGGCTGCAAGCCGCTCGAGGGCCGGGGGCACCTCGGGATGCGGTGGCAGTGAGCGCATGAGGGCCACCGTGGCCTCGATCTGGTTCTCGGTCAGCTCTGTCCCTTCACGTCGGGCGATCATGTGGAAGGCTGCTCGCTGGGCCGTGGTGAAGTCGACATAGGAGCCGGTGACGCCGCCGATGAAGGACAACTGCAGCATCTGGGCGAACCATTGCGGTCTGAGTCCCGAGGTGCCGAAGAGTTCCTGAAAAGGCCGGTCCAGTGCTTTGAGATCCAGCAGCGTCTCGTTGACATCGAAAGCCAGCACTCGGGTCACGGGGGGCACTCCCTTCTGGTCGGTGGGCGGGGCAAGTTGTGCGTGTTGGCGGACGGTGTTGCTGTGCGGTCCACGGTGGTCGAGAAGGTCCTGGGGCTGACAGCTGGCGTCGCCGGCCAGCCGGGCGATGCGTGTGCGCCGTCCTCGGAGTTGGTCGTTCAGTCATCGGCTCGCTGAAGAGCGGTCATAGGCAAGGTCCGCACCATGCGGCCTAGAAGTCAACCGGCACCGTGCTGTCGACTCGGAGGGCGTCTGCAGTGAACCGTCCGTCGGTGACGTCCTCGGCGATGGACCTCGCAGGAGCTTCCCGCGGTGAGGGCGTGGGTCGGCGCGGGGTGACCAGTTCGGGGTACTCGTTGGGGGTGTCGTTGAAGTGATCGAAGTAGTTGGCCAGGGTATTGAGCGCGCGGTTGGCGATCACTTCTGATAGGCATCAGCTCGGTCACCGCATGTCCTTCGGGCTGTTGCCGATGGAGGTGTTTCTCCGTTGCTCAGAGTCTGCGCAGGCGGCAGCGCGATGGACGGCTTGTCTGATGTCAATTGTTCGGCCTGGGCCCTGCCCTGCGTCGGCCATGAGGTCGCTGGTGGCTTGGCGCCTCGATCAGAGCCGGGACGGTGCACCCGGCAGAACGCTTTCGAGCTGGCTGCGCGAGGTGATTCCCAGCTTGGTGAAGATCTTGCGCAAGTGGTACTGCACCGTCCGCGCGCTGATGAAGAGCCGGGTTCCGATCTCGGGGTTGGAGAGTCCGTCGCGAGCCATGCGGGCGATCTGCTCCTCTTGCGCGGTCAGGCCCTGGCTTTGGGTGGGGACGGCACGCCCGTGTGTGCGCCCGCCTGCCGCGCGCAGTTCGCGGCCGGCTCGCGCGGCGAATGCCGTCATGCCCATCTCCTCCAGCATGGCGTTCGCGAGGGTGAGTTGTTCGCGCGCGTCGATCCGGCGGCGTCGGCGGCGCAGCCACTCCCCGTACAGGAGGTGGGCGCGAGCGAGGTCGACCCGGAAGTGTGTCTTGCCGCAGCGGTCGATGGCCTCTTGGTACAGGCTCTCGGCGACCTCGTCATCGGCGAGCAGTGCGTGGCAGCGTGCTTGCACTCCGAGTACCCAGTCGCTGCGCGCGGCTTCCGCCATCTCCGACAGCCGGGTGTAGGCCCGGTGAGCTGTGTCGGTCATCCCGCTGCGTACGGCCGATTCGACCAGTTCGGGCAGGGACCAGCAGTGGGAGGCCAGGTCTTTGTCGTAGTCGACGGAGATCTCGCCCGCTGCCGTCGCCAGGTCGTATCTGCCCAACCCGTTGTAGAGCAGCGCCTTGGAGCACTCGGCGAAATTGATGCCGATGCCCTCGCCACGGGCGGTCACGTCCCTGAGCGCGGTATCGGCCAGGGAGACGACCTGGTCCTCGTCGCCGCGCAGGGCGGCGAGGATCATCGCACCGTAAGGGGCGAGGCCGCTTCTGGTGGCTTCCTGGACCACGTGCAATTCGTCGATCAGGGAGGCCGCGCCGGGCAGGTCGCCGGCGAACAGCAGTGTGAAGGTCCGTTGGGTCAGGGCGAGAGGAAGTTCGCTGAGCGCACCGGTTCGACGAGCGAGCTGGACATATCGGATGGACACCTGGTTCCAGCGGGCGTCGTCCCACAGACGGATCGCCGTGATGCCGGCGAGCCACATCCAGCGCAGTTCCTCCTCGGCCGTCATGTTGGTTCCGAACGCTTCGAGCGCTGCGGTGAGCGGCGGAACTCCGGCCGCGTAGCCGTGGTACAGCCCGCAAGCCATGCCGTCGAGCAGCAAGTCGACCGAAGTCGGGGGGTGGGGGGAACGGGGTGCGGCGCTCGCGGCTCGGCCTGCCTCCGGCACATGGCCTCCAGGGCTGGCGAGGCGGCCGGCGAACACCGATGCGGAGAGTGCGTCCAGGTAGGTGGCGCGGGAGAGCGCCACGTCGATCGACTCCAGTTGCTTCGCGGCCTTGAGGAGCAGGACCGGAGCATCCCCGCCGCGGCTGGTGTTGAAGGCCAGCTGGGCGCGGACCACGTCGACGCTTGCCCGCTGGGACGCGGTCAGCGGCCCCGGCTCGATCATGGACAACAGGTCCTGGGCCGCGTCGAAGGAGCCCGCCTGGATCTCCGCTTGCGCGGCAGCAACAGCTCTGCCGGCTCGTTTGACGGGATCGAGGGTGCGTGTGGCCGCCTGCTTCAGGAAGGCGGACGCCGCTGCAAGGCCACCGCGGGCCCGGGCGCGGCCGGCCGAGCGCTCCAGCTCCGTGGCGACGTCCTCGTCGGCTCCCGGCGCGGCTTGCGCACGGTGCCACGCACGCCGATCGGGGTCATGGGCCTGATCTGTGGCTTCGGCCAGTGCTCGGTGGGCCGCTTGTCGCTGCTGGATCGTAGAGCCGTGGTAGGCGGCGGCACGGGCCAAGGGGTGGCGGAAGCGCACGCGTGTTCCGAAGTCGGCGAGGTCCGCGTCCGCTGCGGGGGTCGCGGCGTTGGGCGCGATGCCCAGCCAACTGGCCGCCCGCCACACCAATGCCGGATCACCGGACGGATCAGCGGCCGCGACGAGCAGCAGAGTGCGGGTCCGGTCGGGCAAGGCCGCGACGCGTTGAAGGAAGCTTTCCTCCAGATCGCTGGACGGCGGTGCCGCGCTGGGAAGTCCGAACCCTCCGGCGAACTCGGTCGGTGAGAGTCCTCGGACGAGTTCCAGGAGCGCCAGCGGGTTGCCCCGGGCTTCGAAGATGATCTGGTCTCGCACACGCGCGTCGAGGGGGCTGTTCAGGAGCGCGCTCAACAGCGTTCGCGCGTCTGCTTCCTGCAAGCCGGAGAGAGCCAGTTCGGGTACACCGCCCAAACTGGTGCTGCCCGCTCGGGCCGTGAAGAGCAGACCGATCGCCTCCGCGCCCAATCGGCGGGCGACGAATGCGAGAACCTGCGCCGAGGCCCGGTCCAGCCACTGCACGTCGTCGACGAGGCAGATCAGGGGTTGCTGCTCGGCGGCTTCCGACAGCAGACCCAGCACCGCCAGCCCCACCAGGAAGAGGTCGGGAGGCGGCCCTGCGCTCAGTCCGAATGCCGTTCGAAGCGCGGCCCGCTGCGGCGCGGGAAGGTTGTCGAGGAGATCCAGTACGGGCGCGCACAGCTGGTGGAGGCCGGCGAAGACGAGTTCCATCTCCGACTGGATGCCTGCGGCACGAATGACACGGCACCCGAGGGCCTGCACCGCGACGTACTCCAGCAGTGCCGTCTTGCCGACACCAGGTTCCCCGTGCACGACCAGTGCCTGGCTGCTGCCCGAACGAACATCCCTGATCAGACGGTCCAGCGCGCTGCATTCGAGGCGCCGGCCTGTCAGTTCTGCCCCGCGTCTCCAGCCGGGCAAGTCGGAAGGCTGCACGAGATCACCCTATCGCTTGCCCTGTGCGCGCCATGGTGGCCAGCCAGTGGCGGATGCGCCGGTCGGCGCGGCAGCGACAGGCTTCACGTAGGCGACGAGCGAAGGAAATGTCATGGCGACCATCCACCATCGTTACGCAACTGTTCGTGGGCAGAAGCTCTTCTACCAGGAGGCCGGTCCGCCGGACGCACCCGTCATCGTCCTGCTGCACGGCTTCCCCACCAGCTCGTTCATGTTCCGCAATCTGATACCGCTGCTCGCGGACCGGTACCGGGTCATCGCTCCGGATCATCTGGGTTTCGGCCTGTCGGACGCGCCGTCCGTAGACGACTTCGACTACACCTTCGAAGCACTCACGGAGCTGACGGCCGGCCTCCTCGATCAGCTGGGTGTGACCCAGTACGCCATGTATGTGCAGGACTACGGAGCGCCGATCGGCTGGCGGCTGGCATTGGCGAACCCGGCGGCCGTGACCGCGATCATCAGCCAGAACGGCAACGGATACGAGGCAGGCTTCGCGGAGGATTTCTGGAAGCCGGTTCGCGCCTACTGGGCCGAGCAGAACTCGGAGACGGAGAAGGCGCTGCGTCAGGCGCTGACGCTCGAGGTCACGCGGTGGCAGTACGTGAACGGCGTCGGAGACGAGAGCCTGGTCAGCCCGGACACCTGGTACCACGACTTCGCGCTGCTGTCGCGGCCCGGCAATGATCTGGTGCAGCTTCGGCTGTTCGCCGACTACGCCAACAACCTCACGCTGTACCCCAAGCTGCACGCCTATCTGCGGGAGAGCCAGGTGCCCGTGCTCGCGGTATGGGGCCGCAACGACGAGATCTTCGTTCCCGAAGGGGCCCTCGCCTTCGCCGACGACGTGGACGACGCTGAGATCTACCTGCTCAGCGGCGGTCATTTCCTGCTCGAGAGCCACCTCGATGCCGCTGCCGGCGCCATCCGCGGGTTCCTCGGGCGGATGCTGTCATGAGCGGCCCACTGCGGGGCCAGGTCGTGCTCGTCGTCGGGCGCGGAGGCGGAATCGCGCGAGCCGTCGCCGTAGCCGCGCGCGACGCGGGTGCACGAGTCGTCGCCGCCGGCCGCAACCGCGACGCCTTGGACGAGGTCTACTCGGGGGAGCCCGACATCAGTGCCGACACGGTCGACCTCACCGACGAAGTCTCCATCGCCGCACTCGGTACGAGGCTCGGCAAGGTCGACCACGTGGTGTCCACGGCCTCGGCCCGAGCGCGCGGCCGGCTGGCCGACCTGGACCGGGATGCGGTGCGTCTGTCGTTCGACACCAAAGTGATCGGTCCGCTGATGCTGGCCAAGCATCTCGCACCACGGATGCGGAAGGGCGGGTCGTTCACCCTGTTCTCCGGCGTCGCCGCGGTGAAGATCACCGCGGGGACCATGGGCGTGGCGATCACCAATGGGGCCGCCGACGTCCTGGCCCGCTCACTGGCTCTGGAGATGGCACCCGTCCGTGTCAACGCCGTCTCCCCCGGCGTGGTGGACACCGGGGCCTGGGATGCCCTCGGTGAGGAGGGCAAGGAGGGCTACTTCACCGAGATGGGAGCCCGCAACCCCGCACGCCGCATCGGCCGGCCCAATGACATCGCCAATGCTGTCCTGTTCGCCATGACCAGCGACTTCATGACCGGCGCGACGCTGCACATCGACGGCGGCGAACCACTCACCTGACCGGTGCGCAGCCGTTGCCTGCGTGTCCTGCACGAGAGGAGCAAGACGATGGGGCTTTCCTGGCAACAAGGACCACTCGCTGCAGGAGCAGTGGGCCGGTTCCTGATCCCGCAGCCGCTGCCCGAGCGGATCCTGTTCGCCGAGCCGCTTCGCCGGCGCATGCGGGTCAAGTTCGGCGGCGCCTGGATCGTCGACAGCGAGGATGTCGTGCTGCTGCACGAGCCGGGCCGCTACCCCGTTGCGTACTTCCTGCTCACCGATGTCGCCGCAGACGTCCTTGAGCAGGCCGAGCACACGACCCGGCATCGCGACCTCGGTGCCACGTCCTGGTACACCGTCCGCGCCGGCGGCCAGAGCAAGCAGCGGGCCGCCTGGCAGCATGTGGATCTACCCGACCACGCGGAGGACCTGAAGGGGCGCATCGCATTCGCCTGGCGGGCGATGGACGGCTTCTTCGAGGAGGACGAGCGGATCGTCGGTCACGCGGCGGATGCCTATCACCGCATCGACATCCGCTCCACCAGTCGGCACCTCGTGGTCCGCGTCGGCGATCAGGTCGTTGCCGACAGCAAGCGTCCCCTGGTCCTGTACGAGTCCGGATTCGCGCCCCGCTGGTACGTCCCGCGTGACGACGTCGACGAGGCGGCCCTGACCAAGGCCGAGGGTCAGACGTTCTGCCCGTACAAGGGCCTGGCCAGCTACTACGACATCGGCGGCGGGAAACGTGCCGCGTGGTCGTACGAGGACGCCTGGGACGAGGTGCGCCGCGTGTCGGGGATGGTGTCCTTCGAGCCGGACGAGGTCGAGGTCTTCCTCGACGGTGTGCGGCTGAGGCTTGAGCCCGGGCAGAACGTGGTCTCGCATGGCGTGGACCGCAATCTCGACCTCGATGAGACCCGTGCCCCGGGGAAGTGAGCACAGCTGATCATGGCGGCGCCCTGGTACGGAAGGAGGATGCGATGCCGTCTTTGCTGTCGGTGAATGTCGGGATGCCCACGAACGTGCCGTGGCAGGGGCGGACCATCTACACCGGTGTCTGGAAGTACCCGGTGCACGGGCCGGTCATGGCGCGGCGCCTCAACCTCGACGGGGACGGCCAGGGGGATACGGCCGGCCACGGCGGAGAACAGCGGGCAGTCCTCGTCTACCAGATCGACTCCTACCGGTACTGGCAACGCCACTTGGGCCGGGACGACCTGGAGTACGGCCAGTTCGGTGAGAACCTCACCGTCGACGGTCTCGCGGACGACGAGGTCTGCATCGGCGACCGATACCGCATCGGCGAGGCCGAGTTCGAGGTCACCCAGCCACGCGTCACCTGCTACCGGGTGGGGCTGCGCATGGGAGAGCCCTCGCTGCCCGCGCTCTTGGTGAGCCACCACCGTCCTGGCTTCTACATGCGCGTCCTTCGAGAGGGCCGCATCCAGGCCGGCGAAGACGTCATCAAGATCGCTTCCGGGCCGGGCGAGCTGAGCGTGGCGGAGGCGGATGCGTTGCTGTACCTGCCCGACCGGGACATCGAGAAGCTGCACCGCGCTGTGCGGATTCCCGCGATGAGCCCTGGCTGGCTGAGCTCCTTCCGGGGACTGCTCGCGGCGGCGGAGCACGAGGGCACGGCGGCAGAGACCGGGAAGGGCGAACCGGCCTGGGAGGGATTCAAGGGCTTGAGGGTCGCCGCGGTGGTTCAGGAGACCGCCACGGTTCGCTCGATCCAGTTGGCCGCCCCGGACGGCTCGCGACTTCCTCCCGCTCGCGGTGGACAGCACCTGACGCTCCGCGTTCCCGGGGCCGGAGATCCTGCGCCGATACGCAGCTACTCTCTGTCGTCGGCCACCGGAGACGGCCGCTACCGCATCAGCGTGAAGCACGAGCCCCGCGGCCTCGCCAGTACGTATCTGACGACCAAGCTTCGGCCAGGGGCATTGGTCGACGTCGCGGCGCCCCGGGGGGACTTCGTGCTCCATCCGGGCACGGCTCCCGTTCTTCTCGTCTCTGCCGGCATCGGGCTGACTCCGGTGCTGGCGATGCTGCACGAACTGTCGGCATCCCGCAGCGAGCGTGAGGTCTGGTGGATCCACAGTGCCCGCAGCGCGCAGGAACACCCGCTGGCGGCCGAGGCGCACGCCCTGGTCGGCTCGCTGCCACACGCCCGGGAGTTCATCTTCTACAGCGCTGCTGCGCCCACTTCGAAGACGGCCGGGGGTGGCATCGTCCATGGCCGCCTCAGCAAGGAGGCCGTGATCGCTCTGGGGGTGCCGCACGACGCCACCGCGTATGTCTGCGGGCCTGCCTCCTTCATGACCGATGCGAAGGACGCCCTGTCCGCCGCCGGCGTCGATCCGTCCGCGGTCCATACGGAGCTCTTCGGCGCGATGAGTGCGATCACCCCCGGCCTACGGGAGCACAGTGGCCGGCGGCCCCACCAGCCGCCCGGGCCGCCGGATACCGGTCCCGTGGTGACCTTCGCCCGCAGCGGCATCTCCACGCCGTTCCCCGAGACCGGCAGCAGCCTGCTCGAGCTCGCCGAGGCATGCGATGTCCCGGTGCGCTGGAGTTGTCGTACAGGGGTCTGCCACACCTGCGTGACATCCCTTCTGACGGGCGACGTCGCCTACGGGACCACTCCGCTGGAGGCTCCCGCCGACGGGGAAGTGCTCATCTGCTGCGCCCGGCCCGACTCCGATGTCGTCCTGGACATGTGAGGGGTGGCGGACATGACCACACCAGATCCACAGCCTGTCGAGGAACCGGCGGTCACCCCGCCCTTCGGGCCCGTGCCACCGATCCACTTCGGCCGACCGCCGCATGCGGTCACTCCCACCTTCGGGGGACGCGCCGCGCGGGCTGTCGCGGGCGGTGGGCCGGCCATGCTCACGCGGCTCCGCGACTGGCTCACCCGCAGCAGTTGACCTCCGTCCCCATACCCGCGGTACGGCCGCGGTCGACACAATCTGGCAGGTTCCTGATGGACTACAAGCTCGAAGTTGTCACCCTCCCGGTCAGCGACGTCGACCGGGCGCTCGCCTTCTACACCGAGAAGGCCGGGTTCGACCTGGACGTCGACTACCACCCCACCGGCGCCTTCCGTGTCGTCCAGTTGACACCACCCGGTTCGGGCTGCTCGGTCCAGATCGGCAGTGGACTCACCGACGCGCCTGCCGGGACAGCGCGCTGCACTTATCTGGCCGTGACCGACCTGGAAGCCGCCCACCGTGAGCTCACCGAGCGAGGTGCGAGGGTGAGCGGCATTCGCCACAAGGCACCGCTCGATGACTGGAAGGGCGACTGGGAGTCCGGGCTGCACCCGCAGCGGCGCGACTACGCGAGCGTCGCCGACTTCGCTGATCCCGACGGCAACACGTGGATTCTGCAGGAAATCGGATACCGCTGAGCGGCCCTGCATGACGACACCTGCCTGACACAACTTCCCCGACCTCGTCCGGCGATCCCTACGGCCAGGGATGGCTGCTCGACATCGAGGTCGGTCCGGCCAAGGCGCCGACCGAGTTGGCGATGCTGCAGGACGCCTCTGCCTATGCGCGTTCCACCGGTGAACGACCGCTCGGGCGACCGCGACCCGGCGCAAGCCGGGAACCCGGCAGGCCCCGGCCCAGCGAGATGTGTCTCCTCGGCACAAAGGCACTCCTCGACGGTACGAAGGCACTCCTCGATGGAGCGGCTGCCGCGGCTGGGCCTGCCGGGGGCTCGCCGTCTGGAGAGTGGGCTCAGCCCGTGCGCCATGCCCTGGTCGGCGGGTCCTCCTCGGCGAGGGCGGGAGTCTCGCCGTGCCCTGGCTCTGAGGCGACTCATTTCCTTCTTCCGTCCGGCTACTGCCGGCTCGCACAGCTTGAGGTGAATGTCGCAATGACTACGTTGAGGGCGCTCCAGTGCCTGGTGGCGCCTGTCGACACGGGGTCGGTGACGAAGGCGGCCGCCGTGCTGCACTTGGCGCAGCCCGCTCTGTCGCACCAGATCGCCGGTCTGGAGCGTGAGTTGAGTACCCCGGTGGTCGAACGTCGGGCTCGCGGAGTGCGGGTGACGGCGGCAGGGCTCGCTGCCGCGAAGGAGGCCCGCGTCGCCCTCAGAGCCGCCGCCCGAGCGGTGGAGGCCGGCAGCCAAACGGGCGAGGGCAGGGTGGGACGGCTCAGGCTCGCCTGTGCGGAGACCATGACGGTGTGGCTGCTGGTGCCGATTCTGGGGCGCTGGATCCGGGAGCGGCCTGATGTCCAGTTTGTCGAGCGTCATCAGGTCGCGCTCAGGCCGGTGATTCGCACCCGCAGTCCGCGCACGGCCGTCCAACTCGCCGGCGCCGGCATGGGGGTGACGGTCGCCCCGGTCTCGGCTCTGATGGCCCGGCCGGCCGGTGTGGTGCGACGCCTGGAACCGGCCGTACAGCGCAGCGTCGTAGCGATCACGGAAACGCCATCGGATGCGTTGGTGTCTCACTTCATGGCCGATCTGCACCGCAACGGGCTGCCCGTGGTGGACCTTTCGGCCTGAGGCGCCCGACAGTGGTGCCGGGCCGCCACGGTCGGCCGTAAGAGGCTCCGAACAAAAGTGGAGCCCGGCTCGCGACGCCTGGCCCGCACGCTCGCCGCGTTGGAGGAGCGTGAGCCTGATCGGGCTGTTCAGCGTGAGATGTTGTCCTTGACGCGCTGGTAGTGCCGCCGGGCCTTCATACGGTTTCCGCACTCGCTCATGGAGCACCAGCGGGCGGTGTTGGGCTTGCTGCGATCCAGGAGAAACCGCCGGCACTCCGGGTTCTCACAAGGTCGCAGCCGTCCAGGCCTCGTCTCCTGGACGCCGGCCCACGCCAGGATCATGTCCACGGGCAGACGCCGGTCGTCGGGCACCCGGAGAGACCACACGAGCTTGCCACCCTTGATCTGCGGGGTGCTGGAAACGTCCTGCAGCAGTTCTCGGAGATCCTCCGGGGTTGCCGCCCCGCGGACCACTCTCTGGAGAGCGTCTCTCGCGCTGGTGAGGATGGTCAGTTCGGCCGTGGTTCCCGTACCACCGTGCTGAAGGGCCCACTGTCGCCCTTGCGGCCCTGCCAGTGCATCGTCCACGACGCCGCGCACGACCGGCGTCGTGTTGAGCAGGTCCAGCAGTGCGTCCTCGCGGACTGTGTCGATCACCATCCGACCCCTCCTAACCAGTCGCAGGAGTTTTACAGGTTACGCCTCCCGCTTC containing:
- a CDS encoding VOC family protein, giving the protein MDYKLEVVTLPVSDVDRALAFYTEKAGFDLDVDYHPTGAFRVVQLTPPGSGCSVQIGSGLTDAPAGTARCTYLAVTDLEAAHRELTERGARVSGIRHKAPLDDWKGDWESGLHPQRRDYASVADFADPDGNTWILQEIGYR
- a CDS encoding LysR family transcriptional regulator, which gives rise to MTTLRALQCLVAPVDTGSVTKAAAVLHLAQPALSHQIAGLERELSTPVVERRARGVRVTAAGLAAAKEARVALRAAARAVEAGSQTGEGRVGRLRLACAETMTVWLLVPILGRWIRERPDVQFVERHQVALRPVIRTRSPRTAVQLAGAGMGVTVAPVSALMARPAGVVRRLEPAVQRSVVAITETPSDALVSHFMADLHRNGLPVVDLSA
- a CDS encoding CGNR zinc finger domain-containing protein, with the translated sequence MVIDTVREDALLDLLNTTPVVRGVVDDALAGPQGRQWALQHGGTGTTAELTILTSARDALQRVVRGAATPEDLRELLQDVSSTPQIKGGKLVWSLRVPDDRRLPVDMILAWAGVQETRPGRLRPCENPECRRFLLDRSKPNTARWCSMSECGNRMKARRHYQRVKDNISR